Sequence from the Nocardiopsis sp. YSL2 genome:
ACGCGTCACCCGAAGCCTCTGACGTGGGGCAATTAATTTTTAGGAAACTTAACTAATAATTACGGGTCCCGTCAACGCCCTCACGCGGTTTTTCCGGCCCACGGCCGACCGCGGACCGGACCAGTCGAGCTGGCGGGGTAGGCCAGTGCTTGACCGACGAGTTGTCCCCTTGTGGCCACGCGTGGTCGTTGACTCCCATGCGTTTGAGTGCTAGCACCACCCGGGTGACTAGAGTGACGACGTGGGAAACCCGTTGAATCTTCCGTTCGACCCGATCGAGCGCGCACACGACAACTGGACGCACCGCTGGGGGGCCTCGCCCGCCATGGCGGCCGTCACCTCCGTGATGCGTGCGCAGCAGATCCTGATCGGGGAGCTGGACGGCGCCCTCAAGCCGTTCGGCCTGACCTTCGCCCGCTACGAGGCGCTGGTCCTGCTCACCTTCAGCTCCACCGGGGCGCTGCCGCTGGGCAAGATCGGTGAACGCCTCATGGTGCACCCGACCAGCGTCACCAACACCATCGACCGGCTGGAGGGGCAGGGCTTCGTGCGCCGCCTCCCCAATCCGAGCGACGGGCGCGGCGTGCTGGCCGAGATCACCGACACCGGGCGCGAGGTCACCGAGCAGGCGACGCAGGCCCTGTTGGGCATGGAGTTCGGTCTGAGCTGCTACTCCGACGACGAACTCTGGCGCATGCACGAGATGTTCACCAGGCTCAGGGTGGACTTCGGCGACTTCCCCGAGCCCGTCGCAGGGTCCGCCGAGCGGCGCTGAGGCCCCCTTCCGGTCCGCGTGGGGCCAGGGGCTCCGCCTCTGTACATACTTAGTTGGACGTCCTACTATCTGGGTATGGCGAACACCACGAGCGACCCCTCCAACGGTGGCGGGGCCGACGGCATCGAGGCCGGGCGCGAGCGCTGGCAGCGCCGCTACGACGCCGCGCGCAAGCGCGACGCCGACTTCACGTCCCTGTCCGGACGCCCGCTGGAGCCGGTCTACGGGCCGCGCCCGGGCGCGGAGGTCCCCGGCTTCGAACGCATCGGCTGGCCGGGGGAGTACCCCTACACGCGCGGCCTGTACCCCACGGGCTACCGGGGCAGGGCCTGGACGATCCGGCAGTTCGCCGGCTTCGGCAACGCGCGCCAGACCAACGAGCGCTACAAGATGATCCTCGCCAACGGCGGCGGCGGGCTCTCCGTGGCCTTCGACATGCCCACCCTCATGGGCTACGACTCCGACTCACCGCAGGCCCTGGGCGAGGTCGGGCACTGCGGTGTCGCCATCGACTCGGTCGCCG
This genomic interval carries:
- a CDS encoding MarR family transcriptional regulator — its product is MNLPFDPIERAHDNWTHRWGASPAMAAVTSVMRAQQILIGELDGALKPFGLTFARYEALVLLTFSSTGALPLGKIGERLMVHPTSVTNTIDRLEGQGFVRRLPNPSDGRGVLAEITDTGREVTEQATQALLGMEFGLSCYSDDELWRMHEMFTRLRVDFGDFPEPVAGSAERR